In Deinococcus malanensis, the genomic window CCACCGTGGGCGTCTTCCTGAATAAGCGCGACGGTGACTCCACAGCACCGCCCATCCGATCCGGGGCCGAGCCCAGCCCCCTGAACTTCAAGCGGCATGGTCGGAAGTTCAGCCGGCGTCTCGACAGGAGGCCAGGACCCGCTCGTCATGCTGTGCAAGAACGCGCACAAATGCCTCGACCACCCGCGCGTCCAGCAGGACTCCCGCTTCTTTCTGAAGTTGCGCCACCGCGGCTTCCCGGGTCCAGGCCTTCTTGTACGGCCGTTCACTGGTCAGCGCGTCGTAGACGTCCACCACCGCGAACACCCGTGCCGCGAGGGGAATATCCATGCCTGCCAGTCCTTTGGGGTAGCCACTGCCGTCCCAGCGCTCCTGGTGGTACAGCACCACTTCCAGCGTGCTGGGCGGGAGCGACGGAATGTGCTGGAGCATTTCGTACCCAATGCCCGGGTGCCGCTTGATGACCGCCCACTCTTCAGCGTCAAGTTTGCCGGGCTTAAGCAGAATGGCGTCGGGAATGGCCACTTTCCCAGTGTCGTGCAGAAAAGCCCCCCAGCGCAACGCATCCAGATCATCGCCCAAGAAGCCCATGGCCTGACCGAGGCGTTGGGTCAGTTGAACGACCCGGTCCGTGTGTCCTTTTGTTTCATAGTCGCGGTATTCCAGAGCGAGACCCAGGGCCCGCAGGGTTTCCTCGCGTGACGTGTTGAGCTCGGCCAGGTGGTGCTGGCGCTCAAGCGCGTGGCTCAGCCGCGCGCCCACGCTACTCAGGAGTTGCCGGGTCCCTGGGCTGGTGGTGAGGGAATGATCAGTGCCGAACGCCAGGACACCCACCAGTGTGCGCTGCCTCATCACGGGCAGCAGGCACACGGACACCCAGTGAGACCTGGAAAGCACTTCTGGCGGATCCAGCAACACGTGATCCTCTTCCAGGAAATACGCCTGTCCCCGTCGTAAGGCGCGTGGGACAGGCGCGGCAATCCGGCCAGTAAATATGCCCTTCTCATTCACGCCGGAACTGGGCGGATCACCCGCTTCGGTCAGCCGACGCACCACCCCACCGGTGTACTCGAACGCGATCCCGTACTCGTACTCCGTCAGCGTCAGGCATTGATTCAGCGCTTCCGCCATCAACTCATCTGGCGAGTGCAGTTGCTCGAGGGAGACCGTGAAGTTCAGCAGGTGCTGATACCGCTCAAGCTGTCCGAGCAGCCGCTGCTCCGCGTGTCGGCGCTGACTGATATCGCGGGTAGTGCCGATAAAGCCGTTGATCTCCTTGGTTGCTGGGTCCCGCAGGGCCTTGAAGGACGTCTCCACCCACACGGCCGATCCATTCTGATGCCGCAGGCGGTACTCGAACTTCTCTTGCTCGAAGGTGGGGGTGAAGCGGCGGAGGTAGGCGTCCCGCAGGGCCGGCTGGTCTTCAGGGTGCACGGCGTGCAGGGGATCTGAGTTGAGCAACTCCTCCGGGTGAAAGCCGAGCATGTCCCAGGCGGACGGGGAGCAGTACTCCACGTGCCCGTCCCGACTGTACTGACGAACGAGATCCGTGGTGTTGTCCGCGAGCCGACGCAGGTTGTGGTGCAGCCGGCTGCGGTCAAGCGCATGTGCGCACTGGTCGGCAATCATTTGGAGAAAGCTGCGTTCGCGGGCGTCAAAGTGCCGGTTCTTCTCGAACGAGAGCGACAGGGCCCCGATGACCTGATGGTCCACCACCAGCGGAAGAACAGCGGCGCTCTGAAACTGAAGGGCCGGATCCCGATGGATCTCCGGGTAACGCGTCCTGAAGTCGGCTGCACTCATGTAGAGCGCGCGGTGCTCGCGGACGGCGTCGGTGACGGGTGCGTGCAGCGTGACGGGAAAGCGCATCCAGCATTTAACAGCAGACTCGGGATACCCGGCGTGTCCGACCAATTCGAGAAACTGCCCGTCTGGGGTGAGCAGACTGATCCCTCCAGCGGCTGCCTCCATAGCATTTAAGCCCGCATTGAGGACGACATCGAGGACGTCCGAGGGGTCATACGTCGCGCTG contains:
- a CDS encoding PAS domain S-box protein, which codes for MTPSALPPSLLTDALQACVVGVVITDATKGDHPVVYANPAFERLTGYSQDEILGRNCRFLQGQDKQQLALDQVRQALHQGESVTVTLRNYRKDGILFHNELTLSPVRNASGQVTHYLGFQNDVTERHQQDTHRAALTGLSRALSATYDPSDVLDVVLNAGLNAMEAAAGGISLLTPDGQFLELVGHAGYPESAVKCWMRFPVTLHAPVTDAVREHRALYMSAADFRTRYPEIHRDPALQFQSAAVLPLVVDHQVIGALSLSFEKNRHFDARERSFLQMIADQCAHALDRSRLHHNLRRLADNTTDLVRQYSRDGHVEYCSPSAWDMLGFHPEELLNSDPLHAVHPEDQPALRDAYLRRFTPTFEQEKFEYRLRHQNGSAVWVETSFKALRDPATKEINGFIGTTRDISQRRHAEQRLLGQLERYQHLLNFTVSLEQLHSPDELMAEALNQCLTLTEYEYGIAFEYTGGVVRRLTEAGDPPSSGVNEKGIFTGRIAAPVPRALRRGQAYFLEEDHVLLDPPEVLSRSHWVSVCLLPVMRQRTLVGVLAFGTDHSLTTSPGTRQLLSSVGARLSHALERQHHLAELNTSREETLRALGLALEYRDYETKGHTDRVVQLTQRLGQAMGFLGDDLDALRWGAFLHDTGKVAIPDAILLKPGKLDAEEWAVIKRHPGIGYEMLQHIPSLPPSTLEVVLYHQERWDGSGYPKGLAGMDIPLAARVFAVVDVYDALTSERPYKKAWTREAAVAQLQKEAGVLLDARVVEAFVRVLAQHDERVLASCRDAG